One Nothobranchius furzeri strain GRZ-AD chromosome 7, NfurGRZ-RIMD1, whole genome shotgun sequence genomic window, tttttacttttttgtagTATCTCGTCATAATAGTTCTTTTTACAGCTTCTCAAAATATTTGTCaacttatttttatgttttttatgccTTGTTTCAGCTTCCACAGTTCTCTGACTCAAGAACTTTCTATATAAAGtattttttttcctgcaagcGTTTAAAAGCCCCTTTGTCATCCAAGGCATAtctttttttagttttgttttgtattccaCTATTGGACAGTTTTTATCATATAACTCCTTAAATATGCTAAGAAAATAATCATAAGCTGAGTTAACATTTTTATTATCAAGATCTGTTTTCCAATCTTGTTCATTCCTTTTTTAGTGCATTCAGGGCATCACTTGTTACTCTTCTTTTAACTCTTTTATTATTATCAATGTCTTTTGTCTTCTAGCCACCATCAAAAATTGCAAAAATAGGAAGATGATCACTGATTTCATTTAATAGCAATCCACTGGTAATTAGTTTTTCCATGCAatttgtaaatatattatcaattaatGTAGTTCTATACGTTGTTATTCTGCTAGGCTTTGTTATCAATGGGtagagactctctctctctctctctctctctctctctctctctctctctctctctctctctctctctctctcgctctctgtcttatatatatatatatatatgtatatatatatatatatatatatatatatatatatactatatactgAAACGATAAATTCAACTGTCTTCTTATGTTCTCTGGGATTCAGCAAGTCGATAATAAAATCGCCACAAATAAAAGTATCTTTTTTTGCACACTTGCAAAAAGTTCCTTGATAATCTCTTTAAACTTGTCAAtgttagaatttggtgctttgtATATACAGCTCACTATTATATTCTTCATATTTTCCCTAATAATTTCAATAGAAACACATTCCATTATATTCTCAACTGCTAATGTCGTTCTTTCTACCACCTTAAACTTCAGATTTTCATCCACATACATTGCAACTCCTCCTCCATTTTTATTTATCCTATTTTTGTAAACCATTTTGTATCCTTGCATATTAAAATCCAAGTTTCAGAAATGGCTATTACTTCAAATACTTTATTGAAACTCCTTAGGTGTTTTTGAATACAAACTTCTACTGTTAAAGTGTATAATTGACATACATCATTCAAACTTATTTAGTACATTTAACTGCTCCTCAGTGTAATATTGACAACTGTTATTCAAATGATTAAAGAAATGATTATCAGGACAAATGTCTTGATCCGGATCAAACATAATTGAACTCAACAACTGTCACTCATTTCTGGCACAGTAGTATGTTTTTTCTTATTAATCTTGTCCTATGTATTTGTCTAATTCCTCCATACTTTTTATTTCTGTAACTGGACTTTGGCTTCTTCAGGTGTACCATTAAGTCTAATGTAGACTCTACAGTTGGCTGTCCATGTAGCTAAGATTTTCTTCTGCCTTTGATGAAATCTGGCTGTTTTAGCAATTTCTGCAGATGTTCATTTATGTAGACTTCTGTTCCTTTTAGTTTAGGTCGCTGTCTCAATAATGCAATCTTACATTTCCTGTTTGTAAACCTAATGTTTATATTTGGAGGTTTGTCTCACTTTCTGCTGAATAGAGAATGAAAAGCTTCAACATCATCCGTTTTTACTTCTATTCCCTTGGAATGGAAGAAGGTGATGACTTGTTTTTTCACTGATTGCATCTCTGTGTCATTATTCTGCTCATCATTTCTTTTTGACACAGCTTGGGCATAAGacctaggttttattttgaacCCTGAGACAATAACCTCATTCATTCTAGAGAATTGTTCTAGGTTAGCTACCCTATTTTCCAGCaatgcaattttttttatctttctctTCATTTTTCAATCTTAATGCTTTTACCTCCTCCTCCAAGTCTATGATTTGTCTGCTGTTTGCTCACTGTGGACACCTCTTCAGGCAGAAAGTCAATGGCTTTTCTGAATTCTTCAAGTTCCTCACTCGTTACATTTATTTTTAGTGGCATTATAATGTATGAGTTTCGCAGCGTAGAGGGTATTCCAGTGCACAATCCCGCTGATCACCTGGTCTGGCCTGTGGTCACCCCCACTGTTGTTTAGGCCTGTCAAGATCAAACACACGATGAATCTTTTCATGTCAATTAACATTAGTTCTGTGATTTGATTCATCTTGTTAACAGAGGAGTTTCAGTTGGAAAAACCAATCAAGAAGGGGTTGGAGAAACTTCCAAAGCCTCCAATGGAGAAATCCACCAAGCCAGCACCAGAGAGACCCTCAAAAGTTTTCATTAAACAAGCAGCTGTTGAAAGTTTGCCCAAACAGGGTTCCGACAAACCCAATAAGTCCCCACCGCCTCCTCCTCCAAGGAAAGGCTTCTCCCCCTCCAGCTCAGGCATGACCACAACCCGTTCTGGGGAGGTGGTGTACACCACCAGAAGGGGGAGCATCTCAGCACAGGTGAGAAGGGTTGACTGTTGCAAGAATATATAGATGATCTGTCTTTGAAGCAGAACTCAGACTCTTAGGATGTTGCTTTGAACTTGAAAATGAATGATGTAAGAAGTGATTGAGTTGACTTAACTGCTTATAGGAGAGTGAGGAGAACGCTCCACCTCCGTCTCCCCAACCCAAGCCCTCAAAGATTCCACCGGAGACCAGGTCGAAGCCTGCCACACCTCCCCTTGTCACTGCTTCTGATACTAGAGAAGAGGAGGATGAAAGCGACAAGTTCATGGCAGAACTTCAGGTGAGATGCATGCAAACACTTTCTTTCATACACATCCTGCCAAACGCATTCACAAACCCAGTTACTGGATGTCAGGTTGGTTTGATTTTCTGCATTACCGGAATCTGCTGCTTATCAATTTTTTCTTGTGGTGGTTGATTACCTTGGGAGTGGCAACGGCTGGGCACTGACAGCTGCCAAAGGAGGATCCTCCTTAGCATTCAGCTAGAATTAAACAGCTGTGGCTGTGGTCTAAAGAGTCCTCCACCTCAAAGTCCTTGTCCCCAATGTCCCTCTGACTTGTCTCCACTTCTCAGGTGTTCCAGAAGTGCACAGTTAAGGAAGTAGAGGGGAAGTTTTTGATTGAACCCCCTACTCAAACTGAACCCCAAATCAAAGAAATAAGACCAGGAACATTGTTACCCCTCAAAGAGAAAAAGGTAACACAAATGTCGCCGTGCAGCTGCCCATCTAACTGCCTGCCTCTACCAACTGTTTGATACAATCAGTGGCTGTCCTAACACTCCTACAACCCTTGTGCTCTTGCTTTGGCTTGAGAAAAACTATAAAAGTTGCCTCCACCAACCTCCTTTCCCTACCGCCTTGTTTTTCCTCCTTCCTTTGATTCTGCCAGAAATCACAGCTTGGGTACTTCACAGGATTAAGTCTGCATTAAAGCAAGCTTCCGAAAAGCTGCTGTGTCTTCTGTTTCTTGTGTTTTTAGACAGATTTCACCATCACGTGTCGTTTCTTTAAAATTAATAAAGACCTGTAACCGACCTTAAAGGCAACTGAATCGTCTTGTGTCCTTCTTTGATTGCATTTTTCATTTAAAATCAATAGGATATGCAAAGAATGGAGATATTCCTGaaatcaaattaaataaacaacaTATTTAAAACTCATCTTTGCAGACACATATTTTTGCAGACTTGGTTCATCAAGAGGTCAGTCTGACCACTTTGCATGCTCTTCCCCTCACTTATTTTCTGAAAATGTACTTCTCCATTGTTCTTTATCTTTGCACTTCACCTCAGTGTGTTTTTCTATGCTTCACAACCAATCCAGCAACATTATTTATAATGCAGATATTTTTAAATGCACAATTTAGCTAAACTAAAAAGGCATTTAAAAAAACAGTTCTCTTGTTCTCTGATACTCTAAATAATACAACTCTGAACATGACACTTTACTGATaattttatgaaattaaagagatATTCCTCCCCTAAGGAAAATTTTGTCTGTTGGCATATTCTCGAGAGTTAGATTAGTGGGAAGTGGGAGTTTTGTAACCAActcagtcattctcctaatctgaCAGTATTctgtttgctttagcttagcataaacaatgtaagtgaatggcaaCAACTAGCATTTTATTAATTCAGTTTCAAAAAGACCCCTACTTCCATAAACACAAATGCCTCGCTACCTGGTACAGTTTTTGAAGGAACAGCAGAGAAAGTTGTACAAAAAATGGCTGAGTACATGACAGACAAACTTTTGGGCCTTCTACGTCAAGTCCTTGCAGCATTGTTTTGTAGTAATCCCAAATTTAAATCGACTCCTGTAATTCCTTCGAGTTACTTATTATTTTCACCTGCAGCCTTTACGCCCCCTTTCAGCTCCTTGGCTCGAGATCGAATACGCAACATCTGATTGACGCCAAACTAACACAAAACTCTCTTAGTAAACCTATGACGACCTCAATGGGATATTAATATAATCCGTTAGAACGCCCCCTACATAACTTTATGCTTTAATAACTTCTAAGATAAAGGTCAAAATTGCATCAAACACTCTATGTCATCatttgactgcaccaaacacattaacGTGGTCATTGGTTCAAATCCCATTGGCTCCGCCCCTTGAAGCTGTCTGTCTCTAGTTAGCACACACAatatctgattgatgccaaactgaCACAAAACTATTGTTGTCAACTTACAAACAGCTCTGTTGGATTGAATTATATTTTAAAACACCGCCCCCTATGATTTCCCAACCAGCTGTATCTGCTTGATGCATAATCAGACGTGCACCAAATTAGCTGGGCTTACTCATGATTTACTGAATAACCCATTAGTGTGGTGAATATAGAGCACcccctagtggtgagatgtgtaatttaatggcATACTCCGAGGAGATGCTGAGTTAGGGTGAGGTGACCGTTCACAGTGTCCAGGGTCACGGGGGTCGATGTTTTTGTGCCGTGGACGTGCTCAGGTGCCCCGGGATGCCGCACCAGGCCAAAGCGGCACAGAGCtgtgagggccgaacgacgctgcttgcagctttaattttcactTGTAGCCTTTATGATTGAGGTCCCcaaattattttttaattatttagatACATTTTCATGACTTTTCAtgcaaaatgctagctgttaccattcacttacattgtttatgctaagctaaaactAACTGACTACTGACAAATTAGGAGAATAACTGGGTCAGTTACAAAATGCGTTTTCCCACTGATCTACCTTTGGGGTAAAAGACTAAATTTCACTTAGGGTCAGAATATCCCATTAAGTCAAACTTCTTCCAACAAAAGTCAAACAGACTGTTTTTTCATAAATTACTGAAGCAGTAAAAATTGTAGTGATAATCTTACATTTTTAAGGTAAATGTTATACGTGCATATTTTTTTACAATAAACATcagaaaataaaattaacattATTAACTAAAACTAAATTTCAGCAGTATACATATGAAAAATCTTGATGTTACTTTGTTGAAGATATTTGTCCAGTTCAGTTTGACACTTTAAATGATTGCTTCTGCAATCATCCATGTCAATTCAGAGTTAATCTGTTGCAACTTGGCAAACCAGTTGCACAGTAATATTATTCCCTCACACATTGTCCTAGCAGAGCTCAGAACCCAGCCGAGAGGACAAAGACCCAGAGACAGATGAAAATGGAAACACAACAATGCGTCAGAGCCAAGGGGTATGTATTCCTTATACTTTACTCATGTTAATTTAAAATTTAAAAGTTTGAAATCAGTTACCAATTTTTACAATTAAAATTTGCAGGTCATATATTACGTGACTGGCCAGATTCCCAAAGATCAGCCACCCTCGTTGGCACTGGAAGGCGCCCCAGAAAACAGAGAGCCCTCTCAGCCTCCAACACAGGTGTCACATGTCACTGTTAATGACAATTCTCCAAGCCAGCAACAGCAGCTGCCGCCTCTGTCTCCACCACCCAAATCACCCGTTACGCCTCCACCCATATCACCTAAACCCGTTGGACTCAATGGGTTCAAGTTGCCAAGGAAGCAAGTCAAACGTGCTGAATCCTTAAAGACCACAGCAGAAATGGAGGAGAAAATCCTTAACAAGACGAACACTGAAAAGAAAAGCAAAATTTGTTCAGTGAATGTTTCCTTTAATAAAAACAAGACACCTTTGCAAGTGGCGGCTAAAACAGCCAATCCTCTGAAAGAGGCACCCAAACAGTTTGTTCCTCCACCCAAAAAAACTTCAAACAACAAAAGTGATATATTTAGAACACATTTTGAAGATGGTAATGACGGAGCAGGTCTTAGTCCAGATTTACCTGAAGAAGAAGCACCTCCACCTCCAGACAACATAGCATTTATGATCACCAACAGCAAGGTACAGGCCCTGTCTTGTGGCGAGTACCAAGAACTGGTCACTGCCAAGAAAGGGAGTGTCGAGACAGTTACTGtaggcagtgcaggaaacagagcAAACACCACAGTTGATCCTGCTGTGCCACAGGACAATGGCATTAACAAGAAGCCAGTCATCATCATCTTTAATGAACCAATGGATATTCGCTCAGCTTACAAACGCCTCTCCACCATTTTTGAATGCGAGGAGGAAATGGAGAGAATGCTTGCCGAAGAGACTATTAAAGAGGAAAGTGAGGAGTCCGACACAGAGCGTAATTCTGGAAAAGCTGGAGGTCCTGAGTTGGCTTTTGGTTCACAGAGTTCTGCAGATCACACCAGGTCATCATCCTCATCTTCATCCTCAATATCAGAACTAGCAGATGGTGGAGCGAATGCAGTGTCAAATGGAGATGCCAAACAAGATGGTAAGAAGAAGTTCAAGTTCAAGTTCCCAAAGAAGCAGCTGGCAGCATTGACGCAGGCGATTCGCACTGGCACCAAGTCTGGAAAGAAGACGCTACAAGTGGTGGTGTATGAAGACGAGGAGGAATCTGATGGCACAGTCAGAGAACACAAAGAGGCAAAGAGATTTGAGATTACACGCTCAAAATCATTAGCGGACGCTCCAAAGGAATCAGGACCTACCACTCAAAAGGATCAGAACTCTGATAACCTTTGTAGGACAGATGAGATTCGGAAGAATGCCTACAAGACCCTGGATAGCCTTGAGCAGACAATTAAGCAGTTAGAAACAACTATTAGTGAGATAGGACCACGCTCCATCGAGGAGCCAGGCAGCACTGAAGACACTAAGACAAGGAATGGGAAAAACTCAGAAGGGGCTGGGCTGAGGAGGTCCACTTCTCTCCCTACCTCAAGAGCACATGGGCATAAGGTAGCCAACAAAAATTCATTGCAGAAGAAGACTAAACCTCAACTACTTCCTCGTCCTGTAGTCAACCCTTCTACCAACaataccaccaccaccaacagcaCTGTCCTCAGTGTTCCCAGCACCCTACAGCAGGTCTCTCTCTAGCTCTTGTTGCTCCAGGAGACTTTGGGTCCTTCTTTTTCACTTTCAAACTACCTTCACTCCAACCCTAACCACTGAAATTCCAAAGTGATTAATCCACTCCACAGGTGCTCAGAAATGTTGGATATGACCCCAGTGGCTCTTTGCCTCTGGGAAATCATGTCAACATGATTGGGTGGCTTTTTGTTAGGTCCCTGGTTTATCGTTTTTCTCCTGAGGTTTGTTGCTAAAACTCAGCAAGTGGTGCAATGATCTTTAAAGGCATTGTCATGATGCTCCTGTGACTTCCTCATTCTTGACTGCATGAACTTTAAACTGACTTAAAAGTTGATGGTCCTACTGGATGCATGGTCTTTCACTGGTGTTTGTTGAGGTGTTAAAACTAAAAGACTGTTTTACATACCCTGACTTTTCATACTTCCTATGTGGTGTGTGTTTTCTCtatcttttgttttatttcttgttGTGTTTTTCATTTGGATCCCCTTGCAGAACACCAGTGTCGCTTCCCCTACTAGTCGGATGCCCGTCCCTATGTCTGCAAAGTCCAGGCAGTCGCCGGCTACAAGTGACAAAGCAGGAAAACAGCAAAAACTGCAAGACGGTCAGAGGCAGTTTCGACAGGTAGTTTTAATGTAGGGTTTTACCAGAGAATAGACAAAATAAAATGATAGGAAATGGAAAGCATGAAGCATAAAAAGGGGGAAAAACTACCAAAGCTGTGAGATTTCAAGTGTTTCAAAGTAATCAATAAATAAAGCCACCTTGGTGGTGACTATGGATCTGTTCTTGTTTCTCTCAAGTCTGCATTGACACAAAGGCATGTTTGACTCTTGACTGTTACCCCATAACATCACTGTACTGTATGCTTCTGCATGTTCACACTGCTCATGGTTTTCACTGTGTTGGTGGCTTAACGAGTACATAAAAAATGGAGTAAGGCAAAGAAAAGTGGAATCTTGTCCTGTCATCTTCTGAGTTGTCCATCACATCTCCGGTTCCCATCACAGCTGAGTTCCTAAACAGTGTCGCCAAACCTAAGACGCCTCTGGCAATGTTCAAGCACAGATTTAACCGACATTTTGGCTCCTCCTTTCTCAATGCAACTATGCTCAAACCCAACATCGCTCCTTAGCTTTCTTAACCCCATGGTGGTATATATTTCCTTACCCTCAGGACGTTGGCCTAACCCACGTTTTCCTTGTCTGCTGTCACTCCTCAAACCCCTAAACTTGTTTCCTAATTCACTAAAGTTCTTGTACAGTATGCATCTTTGCCTTCTCGGTTTCCCTCCGACAGCCGCACATGATACCTAACAATCCTGCTGACGCATTGGAAATCCTTTCTACCATTGCATCGTCTAACATTTGCATTGTTTTCTTTCTTGGTAACATGTGTCTTGGTTCAAAATGTCATACTTTCCTTGTAAAAAAAACAGCTTCATATGTTTTTGGTGTCTTTTAGTTGTGCCTTAGATATATATGTTTGTCTATGTGAATAACTTAGTTTTACTTAACATCGTCTTGCCTTTTTACTTGtatattatttttataattttctTTTTTGACAGCGAGTATCTGTTTTGGCATCTGTTTGCAGGCTAACGGAAGTGCTAAAAGAGTGGGAGGGGATCATAAAACTACTTCCCCCACTATACCCGTTTCTAAAATCCCTGCTTTTTATCCTAGCTCTACTAAAAGCAGCTCCCAGTCTACGCAAAACTCAGATGCTACTAATCCCATTAACCCGtgttcctcctccacctcctctaccTCTGCAATGAAATCCTCCATCCTGTCCTCTCATGCTACTCGTTCCGGTTCCCTCACCTCCTCCCATATCCCCTCACTGTCTAACGGATCCCTCAAACTTCCCGCACCTTCACAGCACACAGGTAAAGCTGTCTCGTTCTCCTCACAGACTCAGAATGGTCGAgtgcactcctcctcctcctcctcttcattctcctccaccttctcCCCCTCCCCTCTGTCACCCACACCATTGGGCCCAGGTGGGAAGAGCATCCGCACCATACACACCCCCAGCTTCACCAGCTACAAGTCCCACAACGGCAGCAGCGGAAAGTCCTGCATCCCATCAGCCACAGCAGCTAAGGACACAACTTAGCCCCATAATCGCCCCTCGGGTAAACCTGATTGAGCTTCGTGTAAGAAAAAAATTGGTTCTGGTTAATTATTTTCTATTTTTCTACGTATTAATGATGCACTCCTGTAATTATTATCTCCGACACTGGCTTTCGCACACTGCTTATTCTCttgccagggtatccgcgggtccttaaaaagtcttgaaaagttttaaatttgcttttccaaatttaaggccttaaaaatccttaaaaatgacaaataatccttaaatagttcccaaaggtcttaaattaccaaagacccagtaaacaagattcttttatttctataaaattttcgtgaatttttagttagtattcagcattttttgtgtataagcACAACCGTACTCATTCAGTTGGTTGTCGAAAGGGGTTATTTTTAGATTAgcgcattagctggttaagctagtgggagcttgcgtcaTGGGGAGGtgaaagtttaatggtaactggatggctaatcccacgttggcgacatggttagcaccggttccaggcaatagctggaaattatagcttaaattaaattttaaaaaatagcttaaatttggtcaaagtgaccttaaaaaaaggtcttaaaaagtcttaaatttggctcccttagacctgcagataccctgcttgcGTCATCAGTTCTCTTTTTAAATCATTGATTTTATCAATACCAGATGTTCTGACAAAACATTTTATAATACAACTAAGAAACTTGTTAGTTTTTATTTTGGACTTTGTAGTTCAAGTGTCCTGAAGATATATTTTCTTGACGTAGTCACGCATAGGCGATAGAAAGATGATTCACAATCAAATAAATATCATGTAaacttaattttattttgaaagaagagATTGGATAAATGTAGTATCTTATATTTTTTCAGTCAACAGACATTCAGACAGCCCTTGTTAATGCTTTTAATGAATTTATACAAAAATGTGCatgcacatttaaaaataaactcatAATTGTAGATTTCTCCAAGTATTTCTTTATTTGTTCATCTCTAAGAACTGCCACTTTATTTTACAGAGTTGAAACTTCTCACAAGTAATAAAAGTTATCATTTTATTGTGCCTATTTGCCAAAGTTGTTGCATATGGACTCACTTCTTGCCTAACTCAATCATGTGAGGACTTTACATGCACTCTCTCAGTGTGACGGCTGAAGTGTTGACTGTTCTGCTGGTCTGGATTTGTTAACATGTATTGTTGCTGTTAATGTAACCCGTACTGAAATCAAACCTGGCTCACATGTACATAAAGTAAATGCTTCTACTAAGAAAATGAGTAGTTTTGTTAACATACCAAGGTTTATTTGTATGCATGCCTTTGGAATACTTTAGGAGAGTGATGTAAAAGAATACATTATGTTTGCACAGATAGATTTTTGTAAATATGTTGTTTtcgttttttaaatttttttttgtaaAGCTTTAAATCCTGATATAAATGAGCAATGtgttaaagaaaaaaaatggtgTTAGCAAAAATAAAGACTTGCATGCGTGTAGTGCACTGAACTGGTggaatttttgtttttattttctggtttCCTGCTTCAAACATGCAATTGTGTGTgagggtgttgatgcatgattgggggggggggggggggttgtttgcATCATGCACAAGGTTAGACTTCTCACTTCCTTCACCTGTCATTCTAAAATTTATGTTTCTCATGGCTGGTGACTTAACTGCAGCTCTGCTTCACAACAGTAAATGGTAAGAATTTAATTTATGACACTATCCACAAGATACGAGGCTTTCTTTAATAAATGTGCTCTTACAGAACACCTTTTAATGAtattattagatttttttaaactgTGTAAATGCAATTGTGCTTTTAAATGGGCAAAATAGTAAATGTGTATTTGAAATGCCACATCAAAGTTTTAAATAAATTGTGTTTAAAACGTGCTTAAGAAAATCCATTaaaaaaccatcaaccctgctcaatggtcaactttcctggcagggtcacccatgaagacagtgtgaGGGTTAAATAAAAATCCATCTAATTATATCTGTAGCAGCTGTTTCCTGTTGGCTAATTTTTTGCAGAATAATAGCCATTTACAGTCTCAAAGTTGATTCAGTGGAAACGAGTTCTTCCTCCTAAGTTTCATGTGACGTGTGTGACATAACAATTCTGCACGGGGCTCCTTATTCTTGGTTTTGTTCTGATAAAACAACAGGATGAGTTTGCAGAATGCACCATGGCTGTGGAATAATAACTGGTCATTGTTTCTGCCTTGTCAGAATGATTCAAATATGAACACTTCTACTGGGGAGACAGAAGGCTTCAACGGCACACCGATGGCATTGTGGGATATAATCCTCTCCGTGTATTACATCCTGATTTTCATCGTCGCTTTGGCTGGAAATTCTTTGGCACTGTGGACTTTCTTTCACCAGAAACACACATCTTCTAAAATCTTCCTGATGAATTTATGGATTGCGGACATTTGTTATGTCTTGATTCTACCCGTGCGTGTAGTTTACCACCTGTCTTACAGCCACTGGAACTTTGGTAGCATCCTCTGTCGACTGTCGGGCTTTCTCTTCTACTTAAACATGTACTGCAGCCTCTACCTGATGAGTTTCATCAGCTTGGACAGATTCCTGGCTGTGGTGTTGCCTTTAAGGTCACAGTCAGTTAGAAAGCCTCTGTATGCAAAAGTAGGTGTTGCCATACTTTGGGTGATGGTCATTGTCTCAATGAGTCCGTCTCTCTTCTCCATAAAGAACCACAGCAACTCAACCAACACCTGCAGCATGCTGTACCTCGAGAAGACGTCTCCCCAAGCTTTGGTTTCCACTATCATTGCCTTCTTGATTCCTTTCATCACCATACTTATTTCTTACGTGCTGATTCTGTTGAAACTAAGGAAACTCAAGCGGCAGGAACAGCGTCCGATTAAGGCCAAAGCTGTAAAAATGATTGTTTTAATTGTGATGAACTTCCTGTTTGCATTTGTGCCCTATCATGTGTGCAGGGTTGTATATATTTTAAGTGACATCCACGGACACGGTGCAACAGCTAACCACGAGTCACTGGAAAGAGCCAATCAGATCACATCTGCACTCACATGCATTAGCTGCATTCTGGATCCTGTGATGTACTTTGTCTTAAACCAAGCTTACAAGAAGACATTCCTGCAGCTTTTCTGCAAAAGTACAACAAATAGTTTATAAGACTTGGTGTTTTCATTGAGCAATCGAAGCAAGGTAGGTATTTTAGAAAGCCAACAACAATTTAATCTCTCTCAGGTCCAATTTCCTTTAAAAAAATTTAAGTAGAAAGGCTAAGCATCAAATTGGGCTTTGGCAGCTAATGAGGACATTTAAAAGACAGCTGAAAAAGGCTTGATTTTAATTATAGATTATCTTCTTCCTGGGGAACTAGAAGCAGCCCGCCTGCATGAAACTTCTCTTTAAACTTTAAATGCCAGTTTTTCTATCAATAAGGAGACTCTGCAACTCTTTTTTGACTAACAGAACCATTATACTTCCCCATCATGGATGATTGATCTATATTCTTAGAATACCACAACATGGGAAGTAATATCCAATAGTTGTTAAAGACCCTAATAGAACTATGTTCAAGCAGACTTTTGTTAAATTAGATAATGAGATCAGACAACCTCTCCCAATTTCAGATTTAACAACCCATCTATTTGATGTTTTACACTGCATTAAGATGtcaattttttactttttctgttaCTAAATGTGTATTTTTTGTTGTTTCTCATTGGATCTTTTTGATGTTAGCATATTTTACTGTACCACattttaaaatagttttatttttatttatttgatttgttttatgttgtgtggtgggtgggtggtaTGCTTTGATTGTGTTTAATAGCTTGTAAAGCAACTTGAATCTATTTTGTATATAAAATGACACAAATAAAGTAGAACTGTATGATGTGTTTGCTGCAGACATCCATAGAGTAAATTCAAACAAAGTTTGCCAAATTTTTAGGGCTTTCATTGGTGCAAGAGGAAATACTGCTGCGGTTGATGCACAGGTACTTAGAAAAACTGAGAAGAGGTTACACTTGACAGATAAGGCAGCAGTAACTGGGGCATTTACCACATGATGCAAATGGAAAACCACAAGGgattaaaaatattaaaggtgAAGATTCAGAAATTTCTAAAACACCCTTTTTGATAAGATCTCATGCAAgaaaatatttaattataaaacacTT contains:
- the si:ch211-285f17.1 gene encoding sickle tail protein homolog isoform X11, giving the protein MSRSPKHGPSPQPSVGDQVDHLSLASVESLDTMSETDAPTAFTRGSRIRASLPVVRSANQTKDRSLGVLYLQYGDETKQIRMPNEITSIDTIRALFVSAFSPQLSMKMLESPSVAIYVKDDMRNMYYELADVRNITDHSCLKVYHKDPAQAFSYGPRPASGDARMHSEMAHAARDGQHPLRHPPLGPPSHHSMQGALPPTPHSMPPSPSRIPFGPRQNSAPGSATIPRDRLSNANPQVRAISPCPSAILERRDVKPDENLGGKSHSLTRGNEGLYADPYLLQEGRIGMAAAHGPHPGPGLDNADHGMGGFHRASIRSTGSYGGPSPTDPMDHPSLYRQKSRNSQLPSLGSKTPPPSPHRMTEVRVIDIQGIPPHGMPPPGVPPHGVPPHGMPPPGVPSHGVPPHGMPPPGVPSHGVPLERSSPVRQSFRKDDVTLVKPRNSVGSPVIADTQVFSQSPVPSPSDQQRMKVMEQQIASLSGLVHHALLKNPNTSGNKAPLSERPPKTSSPAHSVPSSGGSPVMAPKNTAAPPDKSVAPVKMNLLHFKKNVSDLRMQLHQMKQLQLQNQEVLRVQLKRAEQEISIKLTEAMRRLEDPVQRQRSLVEEDRQKYLGMEEQVLTQLSELEHYVGSLQKDSPATHRAVTLKDVEEGAMTLRKVGESLAGLKGEFPALQTRMRAVLRVEVEAVKFLKEEPHKLDSMLKRVKSLTDSLSTLRRRATNVSQKGLSSNNMSVSNGDAAAAEAAAADAPPALVQQHDSTPATPEPQSSTVRSEVMPSSPVVIHHVQSSLVHMQHSQQSAALTTQPSPPLTPSPTLISSPNLSKTHKVDTLKGATSDPQSPVRHKKTHGNLVNNGNGNPHQGLVIEELQNSQDKNKNRAMSIEAKEKEWEEKRQNMGHYDGKEFEKILLEAQVNMMKGIPSLEVEENQPLPVAGIVEQGNIPSPVESPSEEFQLEKPIKKGLEKLPKPPMEKSTKPAPERPSKVFIKQAAVESLPKQGSDKPNKSPPPPPPRKGFSPSSSGMTTTRSGEVVYTTRRGSISAQESEENAPPPSPQPKPSKIPPETRSKPATPPLVTASDTREEEDESDKFMAELQVFQKCTVKEVEGKFLIEPPTQTEPQIKEIRPGTLLPLKEKKQSSEPSREDKDPETDENGNTTMRQSQGVIYYVTGQIPKDQPPSLALEGAPENREPSQPPTQVSHVTVNDNSPSQQQQLPPLSPPPKSPVTPPPISPKPVGLNGFKLPRKQVKRAESLKTTAEMEEKILNKTNTEKKSKICSVNVSFNKNKTPLQVAAKTANPLKEAPKQFVPPPKKTSNNKSDIFRTHFEDGNDGAGLSPDLPEEEAPPPPDNIAFMITNSKVQALSCGEYQELVTAKKGSVETVTVGSAGNRANTTVDPAVPQDNGINKKPVIIIFNEPMDIRSAYKRLSTIFECEEEMERMLAEETIKEESEESDTERNSGKAGGPELAFGSQSSADHTRSSSSSSSSISELADGGANAVSNGDAKQDGKKKFKFKFPKKQLAALTQAIRTGTKSGKKTLQVVVYEDEEESDGTVREHKEAKRFEITRSKSLADAPKESGPTTQKDQNSDNLCRTDEIRKNAYKTLDSLEQTIKQLETTISEIGPRSIEEPGSTEDTKTRNGKNSEGAGLRRSTSLPTSRAHGHKVANKNSLQKKTKPQLLPRPVVNPSTNNTTTTNSTVLSVPSTLQQNTSVASPTSRMPVPMSAKSRQSPATSDKAGKQQKLQDGQRQFRQANGSAKRVGGDHKTTSPTIPVSKIPAFYPSSTKSSSQSTQNSDATNPINPCSSSTSSTSAMKSSILSSHATRSGSLTSSHIPSLSNGSLKLPAPSQHTGKAVSFSSQTQNGRVHSSSSSSSFSSTFSPSPLSPTPLGPGGKSIRTIHTPSFTSYKSHNGSSGKSCIPSATAAKDTT